In a genomic window of Homo sapiens chromosome 22, GRCh38.p14 Primary Assembly:
- the PLA2G3 gene encoding group 3 secretory phospholipase A2 precursor → MGVQAGLFGMLGFLGVALGGSPALRWYRTSCHLTKAVPGNPLGYLSFLAKDAQGLALIHARWDAHRRLQSCSWEDEPELTAAYGALCAHETAWGSFIHTPGPELQRALATLQSQWEACRALEESPAGARKKRAAGQSGVPGGGHQREKRGWTMPGTLWCGVGDSAGNSSELGVFQGPDLCCREHDRCPQNISPLQYNYGIRNYRFHTISHCDCDTRFQQCLQNQHDSISDIVGVAFFNVLEIPCFVLEEQEACVAWYWWGGCRMYGTVPLARLQPRTFYNASWSSRATSPTPSSRSPAPPKPRQKQHLRKGPPHQKGSKRPSKANTTALQDPMVSPRLDVAPTGLQGPQGGLKPQGARWVCRSFRRHLDQCEHQIGPREIEFQLLNSAQEPLFHCNCTRRLARFLRLHSPPEVTNMLWELLGTTCFKLAPPLDCVEGKNCSRDPRAIRVSARHLRRLQQRRHQLQDKGTDERQPWPSEPLRGPMSFYNQCLQLTQAARRPDRQQKSWSQ, encoded by the exons ATGGGGGTTCAGGCAGGGCTGTTTGGGATGCTGGGCTTCCTGGGGGTGGCCCTGGGGGGCTCCCCTGCCCTCCGCTGGTACAGGACCTCCTGCCACTTGACCAAGGCCGTCCCTGGCAACCCACTGGGGTACCTGAGCTTCCTGGCCAAGGATGCTCAGGGACTGGCCCTGATCCATGCCCGCTGGGATGCGCATAGGAGGCTGCAGTCATGTAGCTGGGAGGATGAGCCGGAGCTCACCGCAGCCTACGGTGCTCTCTGTGCTCATGAGACTGCCTGGGGCTCCTTCATCCACACCCCCGGACCCGAGCTGCAGAGAGCACTGGCCACTCTTCAGAGTCAGTGGGAGGCATGCCGAGCGCTTGAGGAGAGTCCAGCAGGGGCCAGGAAGAAGCGAGCAGCAGGGCAGAGTGGAGTCCCTGGTGGAGGGCACCAGCGAGAGAAGAGAGGATGGaccatgcctggcacactgtGGTGTGGAGTTGGAGATTCTGCTGGGAACTCCTCGGAGCTGG ggGTCTTCCAGGGACCTGATCTCTGTTGCCGGGAACATGACCGCTGCCCACAGAACATCTCACCCTTGCAGTACAACTATGGCATCCGAAACTACCGATTCCACACCATCTCCCACTGTGACTGTGACACCAG GTTTCAGCAATGCCTACAGAATCAGCACGACTCCATCTCGGACATCGTGGGCGTGGCCTTCTTCAACGTGCTGGAGATCCCCTGCTTTGTGCTGGAGGAGCAGGAGGCGTGTGTGGCGTGGTACTGGTGGGGCGG GTGTAGGATGTACGGCACAGTGCCCCTCGCTCGCCTGCAGCCCAGGACCTTCTACAATGCCTCCTGGAGCTCCCGGGCCACCTCCCCAACTCCCAGCTCCCggagcccagcccctcccaagCCTCGACAGAAGCAGCACCTTCGGAAGGGGCCACCACATCAGAAAGGGTCCAAGCGCCCCAGCAAAGCCAACACCACAGCCCTCCAGGACCCTATGGTCTCTCCCAGGCTTGATGTGGCCCCCACAGGCCTCCAGGGCCCACAGGGTGGCCTAAAACCTCAGG GTGCCCGCTGGGTCTGCCGCAGCTTCCGCCGCCACCTGGACCAGTGTGAGCACCAGATTGGGCCCCGGGAAATCGAGTTCCAGCTGCTCAACAGCGCCCAAGAGCCCCTCTTCCACTGCAACTGCACGCGCCG TCTGGCACGCTTCCTGAGGCTCCACAGCCCACCCGAGGTTACCAACATGCTTTGGGAGCTGCTGGGCACAACCTGCTTCAAGCTGGCCCCTCCACTGGACTGTGTGGAAGGCAAAAA CTGTTCCAGAGACCCTAGGGCCATCAGGGTGTCAGCCCGGCACTTGCGGAGGCTTCAGCAGAGGCGACACCAGCTCCAGGATAAAGGCACAGATGAGAGGCAGCCATGGCCTTCAGAGCCCCTGAGAGGCCCCATGTCATTCTACAACCAGTGCCTGCAGCTAACCCAGGCAGCCAGGAGACCCGACAGGCAGCAGAAGTCCTGGAGCCAGTGA
- the PLA2G3 gene encoding group 3 secretory phospholipase A2 isoform X1: MLGPQTTQLVVAQWAVGGARQPSMPQGPGYLFWGRFQQCLQNQHDSISDIVGVAFFNVLEIPCFVLEEQEACVAWYWWGGCRMYGTVPLARLQPRTFYNASWSSRATSPTPSSRSPAPPKPRQKQHLRKGPPHQKGSKRPSKANTTALQDPMVSPRLDVAPTGLQGPQGGLKPQGARWVCRSFRRHLDQCEHQIGPREIEFQLLNSAQEPLFHCNCTRRLARFLRLHSPPEVTNMLWELLGTTCFKLAPPLDCVEGKNCSRDPRAIRVSARHLRRLQQRRHQLQDKGTDERQPWPSEPLRGPMSFYNQCLQLTQAARRPDRQQKSWSQ, encoded by the exons ATGCTTGGACCCCAAACCACCCAGCTGGTAGTGGCACAGTGGGCTGTGGGAGGAGCCAGACAGCCCTCCATGCCCCAGGGTCCTGGGTATCTGTTCTGGGGCAGGTTTCAGCAATGCCTACAGAATCAGCACGACTCCATCTCGGACATCGTGGGCGTGGCCTTCTTCAACGTGCTGGAGATCCCCTGCTTTGTGCTGGAGGAGCAGGAGGCGTGTGTGGCGTGGTACTGGTGGGGCGG GTGTAGGATGTACGGCACAGTGCCCCTCGCTCGCCTGCAGCCCAGGACCTTCTACAATGCCTCCTGGAGCTCCCGGGCCACCTCCCCAACTCCCAGCTCCCggagcccagcccctcccaagCCTCGACAGAAGCAGCACCTTCGGAAGGGGCCACCACATCAGAAAGGGTCCAAGCGCCCCAGCAAAGCCAACACCACAGCCCTCCAGGACCCTATGGTCTCTCCCAGGCTTGATGTGGCCCCCACAGGCCTCCAGGGCCCACAGGGTGGCCTAAAACCTCAGG GTGCCCGCTGGGTCTGCCGCAGCTTCCGCCGCCACCTGGACCAGTGTGAGCACCAGATTGGGCCCCGGGAAATCGAGTTCCAGCTGCTCAACAGCGCCCAAGAGCCCCTCTTCCACTGCAACTGCACGCGCCG TCTGGCACGCTTCCTGAGGCTCCACAGCCCACCCGAGGTTACCAACATGCTTTGGGAGCTGCTGGGCACAACCTGCTTCAAGCTGGCCCCTCCACTGGACTGTGTGGAAGGCAAAAA CTGTTCCAGAGACCCTAGGGCCATCAGGGTGTCAGCCCGGCACTTGCGGAGGCTTCAGCAGAGGCGACACCAGCTCCAGGATAAAGGCACAGATGAGAGGCAGCCATGGCCTTCAGAGCCCCTGAGAGGCCCCATGTCATTCTACAACCAGTGCCTGCAGCTAACCCAGGCAGCCAGGAGACCCGACAGGCAGCAGAAGTCCTGGAGCCAGTGA
- the INPP5J gene encoding phosphatidylinositol 4,5-bisphosphate 5-phosphatase A isoform k (isoform k is encoded by transcript variant 18), protein MAKNTWPILKGFQEGPLNFAPTFKFDVGTNKYDTSAKKRKPAWTDRILWKVKAPGGGPSPSGRKSHRLQVTQHSYRSHMEYTVSDHKPVAAQFLLQFAFRDDMPLVRLEVADEWVRPEQAVVRYRMETVFARSSWDWIGLYRVTFSEESLPKGHGDFILGYYSHNHSILIGITEPFQISLPSSELASSSTDSSGTSSEGEDDSTLELLAPKSRSPSPGKSKRHRSRSPGLARFPGLALRPSSRERRGASRSPSPQSRRLSRVAPDRSSNGSSRGSSEEGPSGLPGPWAFPPAVPRSLGLLPALRLETVDPGGGGSWGPDREALAPNSLSPSPQGHRGLEEGGLGP, encoded by the exons ATGGCCAAGAACACCTGGCCCATTCTGAAGGGCTTTCAGGAGGGGCCCCTCAACTTCGCTCCCACCTTCAAGTTTGATGTGGGTACCAACAAATACGATACCAG TGCCAAGAAACGGAAGCCAGCTTGGACAGACCGTATCCTATGGAAGGTCAAGGCTCCAGGTGGGGGTCCCAGCCCCTCAGGACGGAAGAGCCACCGACTCCAGGTGACGCAGCACAGCTACCGCAGCCACATGGAATACACAGTCAGCGACCACAAGCCTGTGGCTGCCCAGTTCCTCCTGCAG TTTGCCTTCAGGGACGACATGCCACTGGTGCGGCTGGAGGTGGCAGATGAGTGGGTGCGGCCCGAGCAGGCGGTGGTGAGGTACCGCATGGAAACAGTGTTCGCCCGCAGCTCCTGGGACTGGATCGGCTTATACCGG GTAACATTCAGTGAGGAATCACTGCCCAAGGGCCATGGAGACTTCATCCTGGGCTACTATAGTCACAACCACAGCATCCTCATCGGCATCACTGAACCCTTCCAG ATCTCGCTGCCTTCCTCGGAGTTGGCCAGCAGCAGCACAGACAGCTCAGGCACCAGCTCAGAGGGAGAGGATGACAGCACACTGGAGCTCCTTGCACCCAAGTCCCGCAGCCCCAGTCCTGGCAAGTCCAAGCGACACCGCAGCCGCAGCCCGGGACTGGCCAGGTTCCCTGGGCTTGCCCTACGGCCCTCATCCCGTGAACGCCGTGGTGCCAGCCGTAGCCCCTCACCCCAGAGCCGCCGCCTGTCCCGAGTGGCTCCTGACAGGAGCAGTAATGGCAGCAGCCGGGGCAGTAGTGAAGAGGGGCCCTCTGGGTTGCCTGGCCCCTGGGCCTTCCCACCAGCTGTGCCTCGAAGCCTGGGCCTGTTGCCCGCCTTGCGCCTAGAGACTGTAGACCCTGGTGGTGGTGGCTCCTGGGGACCTGATCGGGAGGCCCTGGCGCCCAACAGCCTGTCTCCTAGTCCCCAGGGCCATCgggggctggaggaagggggCCTGGGGCCCTGA